The following is a genomic window from Fusarium oxysporum Fo47 chromosome IV, complete sequence.
AGGTAATTGCATGTCCTTTGTTTTTCTAATTCATCAACTactaggtaggtagctaCGTGCTGCTCTGTATAACAGGCGATAAATGTAGTGTAGAGACGTTCCACCAATAGATGTTAACACATACGGTCTGAAAGCATGCAAGAAGCCTAAGTGCATTCTTTTACCTCAGACAAGGGGTATGATATCACCTGCTGGCAGGAATTCAAATAGGAGGGTGCTTTGTTCGTGTATTAGACTAATAGGTATATCCATAGTTTGTCTTTGTCCTCGTAGAGAAGCATAGAGTTTACATTGACTAACAAAATGTATCGACTTTCGGGAATAACTATCTGGATCATTAAGTTGTGGACAGAGTAGTATTCCGAAACATTTACCGGGTATCAGTAGTGTCTCATGTTTATCTGGCTGCTCATCTAAGGAGCTATTCACGTGCGCTCTATCTACACAAGGTCGCATATAAGCTAAAGGCCCTGATCCAATCGATTTATCCGTTACAGTCGATCCGTAACAGCACCAAAAGTCGCTTGCGGGCCTACCTTTTTAGGTAATTCCATCAGGTCAAAGTACCGGGCTAGTTAGGGTCGTTTTTACGGGGCTTTTCAGATGTATCTTTGTCACGCTACGCCTTGAAGAGATAAGTCTGCCTTATGTAAGTCAAAAATTTAGTCGATACGGCACCAAATTTTAACGGATAGATAGTCGCCCGGATAGGATCACAAACGTCAAGACAAGAGGTACAAAGCGGCCTAGTCACGTGACTACAAGGTCCACTTTTTAAGACCCCGCTACGGATCGACTGTAACGGATAAATCGATTGGATCAGGGCCTTATAAGATGGGATTTGGTTAGCGGCCTAACGCCTGAACTTCCTAATAACAGAACAACTAGCAACAGCAAACAAGAAATCAACACTCGATATTTAACTGAATCATGGGATGCGACTGCTGTGGCCCTCCAGCATCAGCTGCGGAGTCGGTCACCGCTGAGACACCTCCTCCAAGCGGTATCGGAAGTTGCAAGGATGCTTGCTGCGATGGAGATGACGCTGCGACTGGAGTTAAGGATGAAGAGCCAGTGAACAAAGAACCGGCTGATGATTGCTGTGCTTCTGGTAGCTGTGAGGAGCCGAACAAGGATGACGCACCGGAATGCTGCCGCGGAAAAACAAGCCCATGCTGCAATGCTTCTTGCATTGACCGGATCGCCATACGAGAGTGCGAGCTGAGTGCTTCTCACAAGCGTAAGTTCCGGATACTGAAAAGCACTGCTAGCGGCACATTGCTAACACTTTGCAGCGGATGCAACGGGTTGCGGCAGCTCTAGCTCCAGCTGCAATGGCGCAGCCGACGGCAAGGCATGCAGCAAGCACAGTCTATCTGCTCTCGACCGCTATGGTGCAACTCTGAAGGCACTCGGATGTATCTGCCGCGCTCTCATTGCTCTGGGTCAAGAGTCTTGCTGTGAGACCAAGGGCCGCTCTGCTATCGCCAAGCAATGCTCCAAGAAGTCGTCTTCCCGCTCTCTGATCCGCACATCAACGGACTCTTGCTGCAGCACCGGCTCTGTTACGAAAGAAAAGGCTGCGCAGAACCGTCTTCGCTTGCGAAATGGTTCCAATGAGAGTACCAGGTCCGCCAAACAGCCCTCTGTCAAGGAGAGCTGCACTAAGTCGTGCTGTTCCGTTGTTAAACCCGACCAAGAAGCAACCCCTAAGAAGTGTATCAGCTCATGCTGTTCGGTGGATAACGGCAAATCCAACTGTCCTGAACCTAAGCCGGTCaaagacaaggacaaggacgGCTGTTCTGGTGGATGTTGTTCCAAGAAGGCTGCACCCAAGGTTCAACCCACTGAAAAGAGTTGTGTCAGCAAATGCTGCAGCAATGGTGAACTTTCCAGGAAAGCTGCTGAAAACGACGGGTGTCCCGATAAATGCTGCACCAGTCAGCCCACAGAACCCTCTACTGCTAAGAATAGGTTGATGGCTGAAGTTGAAAAGAGCAACTGCACCAAGTCCTGCTGTGACGAGGAAATAGCGGCGATCGTCAAGGAGCTGCCCAAGTCCACCTGTGTAAGTTCCCGCTGCACGCCAGCTGAGAAAATTGTCACCAAATCTTCCGACAGCTGTGCCGATTCTTGCTGCGAGAAGGCTCCATCTGTCACCTGTCGAGACTCTCCGGCGGATGCTTGTTGCGTTTCTGCGCCGCCCGATAAGGGAATGAAGGTCGAAACAACTCAAAATCCCGAAGATATAGAGAATCAGGCAACAGGAAAAGAGCATGTGGTTCTTAGCATCTCCGGCATGACATGTACTGGCTGTGAGACTAAGCTCAACAGAACTCTCGCTACAGTCCCAGCTGTCAATGATCTGAAGACCAGTCTCGTTCTCTCGCGTGCCGAGTTCAACATGGATCTGAGGCTTGGTTCAGTTGATGAGGTTATCAAGCATCTTGAACGAACCACTGAGTTCAAATGTGAAAGACTTCAGACGAAGGGATCTAGCTTGGAATTCATCGTGAATGGCAGTACGTCTGAGTTTATTGGCCAAACATGGCCTGAAGGAGTTCTGGATATGAGTCTTGTCGACAAAGATGCTGTTCGAGTCTCATTCGATCCCAAGATCGTCGGAGCGCGAGACCTTGCTGAAAGATCTTGGGACCCTCCAGTTAAACTTGCTCCTCCTCGTGGTGATTCGTCACTTGAAGCAGGTAGTAAACATGTTCGCCATGTTGGCTACACTACTCTCTTGTCTGCTGTTCTGACAATTCCTGTTCTGGTCATGGCTTGGGCTCCGCTTCGCGAGAAAGAGGTCGCATACTCTTCGGCTTCCCTGGCCTTGGCCACCATTGTTCAGGTTGTAGTTGCTGGGCCTTTCTACCCCAAAGCCATCAAGGCTTTAGTCTTTTCTAGAGTCATTGAGATGGACTTGTTGATTGTTTTGAGCACAAGTGCAGCCTACGTCTTTTCGGTTGTTTCATTCGGCTACCTCATTGCTGGCAAACCGCTTTCGACTGGCCAGTTCTTCGAAACTTCTACTCTGCTAGTTACGTTGATCATGGTCGGACGATGGGTTGCGGCCCTTGCCCGCCAGAAGGCAGTTGAGTCCATCTCTATCCGATCACTCCAGTCCTCGACTGCCATTCTGGTTGACGAGAAGGCCGACACAGAGCGGGAGATAGACGCCAGACTTCTTCAGTACGGCGATGTCTTCAAGGTTCTACCAGATACTAGGATCCCGACAGATGGAACAGTCATGAGTGGGTCGTCTGAGGTCGATGAATCGATGCTTACAGGCGAGTCGAAATCCGTGGAGAAGCATTTCAAAAGTGTTGTCATTGCAGGTTCCATCAATGGCCCAGGAGTCATGACAGTTCGCCTCAACCGCCTGCCTAgtgacaacaccatcaacgcGATTGCTGCGatggttgatgaagccaagctTTCAAAGCCCAAGTTGCAGGATCTAGCAGACCGAGTGGCCTCATATTTCGTCCCCGTGGTTGTTGCGTTGACTATTATTACTTTTGTTATTTGGGTTGCGATCGGCATAACAGTCCGTGGTTATGGTGGTTCTAAGGCAACTACAGAGGCAATCACCTACGCCATCGCTGTTCTTATCGTATCCTGTCCCTGTGCGATCGGCCTGGCAGTTCCAATGGTCATAGTGATCATGAGTGGAGTCGCAGCAGAAAGAGGTATCATCTTCAAGTCTGCAGATGCTATCGAAGTTGCTCATAAGACATCCCACGTTGTTTTTGACAAGACTGGGACTTTGACTCAGGGAAAGCTTTCTGTCGTTGCAAATGAGTGTATTGATGAAAGtactcttcctctccttttGGGTCTGATCGAGAACAGTCGTCATCCAGTCTCCATGGCTGTGACGGGCTACCTCAAGGGTATTGGCATTGAACCTTCGGTTGTGGATGATCCCAAGAGTTTGACCGGCAAAGGTGTCGAAGCGGTCGTAAAAGGACAAAAACTGAAAGCTGGAAACTCTACCTGGCTTAATCTCTCAGATGATCATCTTGTTCAGCCTATGCTTTCTCAGGGTCATACCGTCTTTTGTTTCATAATCAACGACAAGTTGCAAGCTGTGTACAGTCTTCAAGACGAACCTCGAAAGGATGCCTTTGCAACGGTTGAAGCCCTGCATATTCGAGGCATTTCAGTTCATGTTGTTTctggcgatgatgatataGCTGTTCAAAGCCTGGCATCCAAGTTGAACATCCCACGAGACAATGTCCGCTCAAGAACTTCACCATCTGGAAAGAGGGACTATATCCAAACTCTCCTCGGTACCTCCACTAATCGCAAGAAACCAGTTGTCGTCTTCTGTGGCGACGGTACAAACGATGCAGTAGCACTCGCCCAAGCCACCATCGGTGTTCACATGAACGAAGGCACAGATGTAGCACAGTCCGCAGCAGACGTCGTTCTTATGCGTCCCGCTCTAAGTGGTATTATCACTACGATAGACGCGAGTCGAAAGTCTGTCAACCGCATCAAGTTCAACTTCTGCTGGAGCTTTGTGTACAACACTTTTGCCGTTCTTCTCGCTGCTGGTGCTTTCGTCAATGCCAGAATTCCACCAGAGTATGCGGGTCTTGGAGAACTAGTGAGCGTTTTGCCGGTCATTCTTGCGGCTGTGCTTCTGCGTTGGTCGAAGATCTAGCTAGGATATTGAGAATCAACTTTGTAACAGCACAGCTTCTGTTGACTCACATTTATCTTCGACCAGAAGCCCTGTAGCTGAATATTTCTTTCACGTTACGCTTGAATTTCGACCAGCACAATGTTGCACGCCTGTCGTTACCGGCCTTTACAGTCTTGAATTTCGACAAGAAAAAGCGTCCTTGGGCGCCTAGAAAACATCAGTACCCTTCTATCCAAGCtccatgatgagcttctttAAACTACTGCGAGTTCTAACACAAATTTGGAGAGGGCTGGGGAGATATTCGCTCagcgtcttcttctcttaAACATTCACTCGCTTTTACTACGTAGGCAGATAGTCTTCATTGTTCGCCAACTTGGCTTTGTTGCAACAGTGAAGTTGAACTGAGCAATGGAATTGACTCATATAGTGCCTCCCACCAGGTGTCCCTGGTCCCGAATTGTGATCTCACAGTGAAATGGTTCGATATCCTATCCTCTACACGCATTGGCCTTGAGCTTATCACAAGTACACGATCTGGTATTTATAGGTAGCAAATTTCTCTTATTCATACTGCCAGAGTATAAATGCTTACCCAGAAGTGGGCAAGAGCTCAGTTCATGCCTCCAACCATTATTACCCCCGAAGTCCGTTCCTTATTTTACAATATTAGTATTACATAATTATGCCTTCAGACCAACAAATGAACAAACTCTCGACGATCTGCTGAAGCAATCGCTAGAAATCAAATACCGAAACTCAAGATCCAAATACAAGTCCCCATGGTAACTCAGCTAGCCACACCCAGCAAGAGAAAATGGGTACAAGGGCTAGCAAAATCCACCAAATTTCAATGGTGAGTTTGATTTGCATCCAACGTGGTAGTGTTCTACTCAGCAATGAGCGATGGGAGCATGTCTTTGTCCCGTAAACAAGACAGCCAAGGCCTGGTCGAGATTCACATTCCACATGTTCTCGTCTTCGTTGCATGAGTAGACTATAACAATTAGTCGATGATTCATTTCAATAACATCAGAGTATATTGACTTACGGTACACTCCCGCGGCAGAAACGCAGATCACTACCGAGGTCGCATCGCCGGTCATTGGGGCATTCTAGATGGAGGCTCCGTCGTTCCACTAGCCATTCCACTTTGAGGTTGATACCAGTATCGACAAGGCTATAGAAATAGGCGTTGGTGTGTTTCAACGATAGTGCATCTGGGTAGATGAGGAAATCGGATATGGCGAGATGTATTTCTGTTGGTAGGGACATGAATGTCCGCTGAGGCGATGTTCTTTTAGGCACTCCGGAGGCCTTCCCGGCATCGGGGCCGGTTGTGGGGCGACGGCTTCGGAGGACGTTGGACATTGTGGAACGGAGCGGGACGATTGAGTTCCGAAAGAGTGACAAATTATTATGAAGCCTTTGATCTAGATCTGGGAATATGCGAAGGCTTTGTATCTGGCTGCTGCCTTGTACGAGGTCAAGGACTTGGAAGCCTAAACGATAGTTTACCTAGGACAGGGCAGGGTTGTTGTAGGCAGCGCCCAAGCCAATAGGGCAGTGCAGAATCTAGGTCGTTTCTTAGTCGTTTCAAGGCACTTTCAGCTGTAGGACTATTGTAATAAAATTAGGTTCAAGGCTGAGAACTCGAGTTTTATGTTGACTATTGTTACTCGAGAAGGCAGCCAAATATCTATTCTATTTCGGTTGTTAGACGAGTGAGAGCCGAACGCGGGCATGTCTGTTTGCAATAGAGACATGGCTATAGTTAGTATTGTCTCCACATGCAGATTAGCCCAAGAATATTGTATGTCTTGGACTCAACTGATTCATCTGCGAACATCAATTAATCACAATACCAATACCCTATCGAGGTATCCTGCCTAAGGTATTCTTAGGCAGTTGCGTATCACTTTTGCTTCTTGCCAACACCCCACGTGACCCCGTGTACTCGCTCGCGTCTTCCCTCTTCTACCTAGAGACAGACGCCAAaactcatcctcgtcattcatcatcaaaacCCTTGCTAAATTTAGCTGCAAGTGCCATTTTCCCCGCCGCATCCATTCCCTAAAACAATGATTCATCGCCTTGAACGAGAGCGGCTGCGATGACGTTGGATAGCGATAACGAGTTTGGCTATGATTTCTctgccgaggaggaagaattgCTCCTTCAGTTGTCTGCTGAAAATAACAACGTCCCGAATAACGCAGAGATCGCAGCTATAGACTCTGTTCCTGAGAGACACGATAGTCTACACCCTCAAAATGTCGCTGGCGGCACATCAACTTCTGGCGTGGACCGCCTTCAAACAGAGTCCACGAATAGTCTGTACAGAGGCAAGGCTTTTCATCAACTCGACACGTCTTCTGGCCTGCCAACGCCGCCACCAGCTTTATCCTCAATCGAGAACGTACTCTACCCGGATTGTACGTGATGATACCCTCAAGAGGCTTCAGCACTAACTGACCAAAGAGATTAGTGAGCAAAGCCTTGAAAGATTTGAAACCAAAGCCACCTCCAGAATCAAAACCAAGTGTTtctccaacaccagcaaCTGAGGCAAATGAGGCTGATCCGTATGACGATGGCCGCTCACCTCTGCAGCGGTTCAGGTCATATCCTAAGAGACCACTGACCGTGACCGATCTTACGTCTGGTGCTTGGTGCGAGTTGCAGTACTGGTATACTCTCACCCGCTTACCTGGAGGTCGAAGAACCAGAACAGCAGCCATGAAGCAAGGAACCAAAGTTCACAAAAAgcttgaggatgaagtcCACACTACAGTTCAAATTGACATCATGACCAAGGAAGATGCATTTGGACTCAAACTGTGGAATCTAGTTCAAGGACTCAGAACCTTGCGGGACACGGGACTCACTCGTGAACTCGAAGTATGGGGCATGATTGATGGGAACCTCGTCAATGGAGTCATCGATAGCGTGAGCTACGAGAACCCCAATCCTGAATTTGAAGCAGAACTCTCTAGTCAAGAGTCTGACACGACCGGACGACAATCCTCGGTGACCGACTACTTTCCGCCGAAAAACACGAATCATAAGAATGACTCGGGGCCAAAGATTTATCTTGCAGACGTCAAGACTCGCGGATCATTTTCTCCTGTTTCCAACGCTCAAATACGACCTGCAAAGATTCAATTGCTTTTGTATCATCAGTTCTTGTCTAGTATGGCTGCTGGAAAACTGGATTTCCTCAAGGTCTTTCGACGGTACGGACTTGATCCAGATGACACCTTCTCAGACACTTTCATCGCACAAGTCGGCAGCCTGCATGATGAGATTTTTGTGGATGCatcagaaacagaaacagaaTTCACCCAAGAACATCCTTCCTCGAGTTTCCagagctcttcttcagctggaCCAGATCTGTTGCAGTATCGAACTCTACGCGAACTCGTTCCTCTTGTCGAGCATGAGATAGAGCTCACCTTCCCTCAGGGCGAACACTCTCTTGGACACATGCTTCGAGTTCAATACGTCCACCGCAGCGATGGTCGTGAAATCGATCTTCACGACTTTCCTGTTTCGAGACAAGCTCTGGAGACCTATCTTGCTAACTATATGGATTGGTGGAAAGGTAAACGCGATGCAAGAGGCGTCGATATAGAGGAAGCATTCAAGTGTAGAACATGTGAATTTGCTTCCGATTGCTCATGGCGTCAGGGCATGGATGATGAGATGTTACAGAGGGCCAGGGCGCAGCAAAAGATAAGGGCTACGCGTCGGGCTCGCAGCAATGCTGCGTAAGGTTGGGGACAATCTGGATATCATGAGTTATGATGTATTGAAACACGCTATGAGAATTGTATGAATTGTTCAGGTTTATGAAATCCATAGAAAGATGTCAAGCATAAACAAGACATTTTGTTGAGCAGTTGTATTGATTCATACTGATCTCTATTTATCGTCTATATCGAAGTTGTCTATATGAATGAAAGGAACAGGAGAGGCCGCATAGTGTACGCTCTGTTTAGTGCTTTCTATGTCGGTGAGTACGGGTCATTCCGAAACCCCATCCATCTATATCATCGTCAGCATGGTGTCTCAGGTCGCATATGTTGGAGACTTACATTGAGAAGCGACGTGGATGTCAACATCCAGCTCATCCGCCCAGTGCCAGACAAGATTGGGGTCCTTGAGGAACCCTCGTCCCACCAACACAGCGTCTACAGAGCCATCACTCAGATAACCCTGAGCTTGCTTTCCAGAGGTGATCATCCCCACTGAAGTCACAGCAACTCCGGTATCTTTGACAGCTTTCTTCACGGCAGAAGCATACGGGACTTGATACCCGGGGGCAGAAGTGATCTTCTGACGACTATCCAAACCACCGCCTGAGATATCAATCAGATCAATACCGTTTGCGGCGAGGATTTGTCCGAGCTTTGCGGCTTCTTCGATGTGCCACTGAGGCAAAGATGAATCAAACTCGAGGTAATCTGTTCCTGGCATGCGGACAAGAAGGGGAAAGTCCTCGGGGACGATATCGCGAGTGAGTTGAACAATCTCGAGAAGGATACGAATGCGATTTTCGAAAGATCCTCCGTATTGATCTGTTCGTTGGTTTGAGGCTGGGGAGAGGAATGCGTTTAGGAGATATCCATGTGCAGCGTGGATTTCGATGGCCTAACGAAGTCAGTGTCTATCAATTCACATGTACTGTCTGGAGGTCTTACATCAAAGCCAGCCTTGAGTGCCCTTTTCACAGCAGCAACCCAATCTTGCTTGAATCTGGCAATGTCATCGCTTGTCATCTCCCTGGGAGTTAGAGACTCTGGACTGTAGGGAATTGCACTTGGTGCAACCACTTCGTCAGGCCAGCCACCAGCCTGTAAGTAATCAGTCACGGATCACTTCCATGTAGTGCTGAGTATCCTACCTCTTTGACAGCTGTGTTCTTGCGATCCAGCCAGGGCACAACAGTACTCGCTTTTCTTCCCGCATGACCCATCTGAATAGCAATTCTTGCACCCTGGCTATGAACGAAATCCACAATCTCTTTCAGAGGCTCAAGCTGTCCATCTTCCCAGATACCGGCATCTTGAGGGCTGATTCGTCCCTCTGGTGACACGGCATTTACTTCCGTGATGATGAGTCCAGGGCCACGTGCGGCGAAACTTCCGAGGTGCTGTTTGTGCCATGGGGTCATGTAGCCATCCTTAGCAGAGTATCTGTAATGTTTGTTAGGTATTTGGTAGTGGCATGTGAGGGGTTGCATACTGGCACATTGGTGATACGATGATACGATTGTGGAGCGTTAGACCTCGTAGTTTTAGGGGGGAGAATAGGCTGCCTTCGGGTTGAACATCCCATGGGGTTCCTGCAGGAGGGTCTTGGATAGGAGTGTAGAAGGGGACCTGTGATTGTGTTAGTGAATGATATGAATGTGAAGATATTGGTGAGACAAACATTTTTGGCTCCGACATTGATGAAGACTTTAGGATGGCCGTTTGCTTCGACTGAACCCATGATTGTTATCTTGATAAAACTGAAATGTTGTATGAAAGGATATTGGTATTCAGTGGTAGTGGTAGAGTTGATTAAGGGTAATGGGCTTGAGTGGAAGAGGGTTTCTGGTAAAGGAGGGAAGGCCATCTACTTATACTTCATCCAAGAGAAGGCCTTTACAATGTGaaatatctataataaaaCATGCAGGTTCTCACAAACGAAGCAATGAGCATTTGTCCCTTCCTCCGGATCAACTCCTCCATGTCACTACACGCACAAAATACAACACCAGTGACATGTTAAGACTTATGATAAACCCGAATAGCGAGTCCTCTAAAACCCATGTTTCACGAAGAGCCATTCAAGGTAATTGTCGCAATCACATCATGTTCTGCATCGGCGTCACCGAATGGGATATCTTGTTTCTCGGTTTTCGGCATGATGCATCGCTTATGAATATGTGTGGCTTGCCTTACCAAGAATGCATTGAACGTTGAGTGACGAAAAATCTACTGATTATGTTCAGTGTTTCCCGACTAAGTCGGCCGACTCTAAAATGGGCTCTATTGGGTCATTGATAGCATTCGTATTATTGGATTATTGCAGTGCTATCATCTACATACCGAATTACGAGGTTGCTGTATAAATTACAATCTACTATAAACTCTCAATAATTAGAAAGTTTAGGGAAGAGGACACAAAAGTTACAGTTGTAGTGTTGGAAATAGTCTGTTCAAATAGCCAGCCTCAGGAACCAAAATGATTTAGGTTAGGCAACCTTGCATTCTAGAAGaacttcccttcttcaagcaTCACTTACAACTACAACTGAGCCTCCACAGCCCTAGCATCATGCAGCGCTATAGAGAAGACGCCTCTGAtgagagccatgatgaagaagacattCCTTTACACTACAAGCGGGCTTTCGGCGCGGGACTGAAGCGACAAAGGGTCGAATTCGTTCCCGCCCAAGATCCTGATGCTGGAACTACAACCACAATAACACCAGCCAAGTCAACAGACACTTCCATTGGCGATTTATATGCTAGCATCGTTCTAAAACCTGCCGAAGACAAAGACCCCAAAGCCtcagaagaagagccagaggAAATATGTCCAGACTGCAAACTCCCCATCTCATCCACTTCACAGCCTCACGAAGCATCCTTCGCTCACCAAGTCTCACTCGCACATTCACACCCCCCATCAGCACTTGATCGCTCGCGCATGGGCCTCAAAGCCCTAAAATCTCAAGGTTGGGACCCTGATGCCCGACGAGGTCTAGGAAGAGAGGGCGAGGGAATGCGATATCCTATCAAAGTGGTGGCAAAAGAAGATACCCTTGGAATTGGAGCGACGATACCGAAAGAGAtccaagaaaagaaaaaggaagagaagcccaagccatTAAACAGAAAGGAAGCGAAGCAGCTGGCGGCTAAGGAACGACAACGGCATGAGAGACTACAGGGTGAGATTTATGGGAGAGTTGATGTGGAAAGCTATCTAAAAGGGAAAGgcgatgatggatgatgatagAGAGACAACGGGAAAAGACGAACAAAGATTACTCGAGGCACCGACTGCATTGTATCCTATCTTCGATACCACAGGCCATCACGCGATTAAAGAGATGCCTATTCTAGGACTTGCTCAAGGACTCACCGCCGGATCAGAAGATTCGCCCAGAAG
Proteins encoded in this region:
- a CDS encoding E1-E2 ATPase-domain-containing protein → MGCDCCGPPASAAESVTAETPPPSGIGSCKDACCDGDDAATGVKDEEPVNKEPADDCCASGSCEEPNKDDAPECCRGKTSPCCNASCIDRIAIRECELSASHKPDATGCGSSSSSCNGAADGKACSKHSLSALDRYGATLKALGCICRALIALGQESCCETKGRSAIAKQCSKKSSSRSLIRTSTDSCCSTGSVTKEKAAQNRLRLRNGSNESTRSAKQPSVKESCTKSCCSVVKPDQEATPKKCISSCCSVDNGKSNCPEPKPVKDKDKDGCSGGCCSKKAAPKVQPTEKSCVSKCCSNGELSRKAAENDGCPDKCCTSQPTEPSTAKNRLMAEVEKSNCTKSCCDEEIAAIVKELPKSTCVSSRCTPAEKIVTKSSDSCADSCCEKAPSVTCRDSPADACCVSAPPDKGMKVETTQNPEDIENQATGKEHVVLSISGMTCTGCETKLNRTLATVPAVNDLKTSLVLSRAEFNMDLRLGSVDEVIKHLERTTEFKCERLQTKGSSLEFIVNGSTSEFIGQTWPEGVLDMSLVDKDAVRVSFDPKIVGARDLAERSWDPPVKLAPPRGDSSLEAGSKHVRHVGYTTLLSAVLTIPVLVMAWAPLREKEVAYSSASLALATIVQVVVAGPFYPKAIKALVFSRVIEMDLLIVLSTSAAYVFSVVSFGYLIAGKPLSTGQFFETSTLLVTLIMVGRWVAALARQKAVESISIRSLQSSTAILVDEKADTEREIDARLLQYGDVFKVLPDTRIPTDGTVMSGSSEVDESMLTGESKSVEKHFKSVVIAGSINGPGVMTVRLNRLPSDNTINAIAAMVDEAKLSKPKLQDLADRVASYFVPVVVALTIITFVIWVAIGITVRGYGGSKATTEAITYAIAVLIVSCPCAIGLAVPMVIVIMSGVAAERGIIFKSADAIEVAHKTSHVVFDKTGTLTQGKLSVVANECIDESTLPLLLGLIENSRHPVSMAVTGYLKGIGIEPSVVDDPKSLTGKGVEAVVKGQKLKAGNSTWLNLSDDHLVQPMLSQGHTVFCFIINDKLQAVYSLQDEPRKDAFATVEALHIRGISVHVVSGDDDIAVQSLASKLNIPRDNVRSRTSPSGKRDYIQTLLGTSTNRKKPVVVFCGDGTNDAVALAQATIGVHMNEGTDVAQSAADVVLMRPALSGIITTIDASRKSVNRIKFNFCWSFVYNTFAVLLAAGAFVNARIPPEYAGLGELVSVLPVILAAVLLRWSKI
- a CDS encoding exonuclease V a 5' deoxyribonuclease-domain-containing protein, giving the protein MTLDSDNEFGYDFSAEEEELLLQLSAENNNVPNNAEIAAIDSVPERHDSLHPQNVAGGTSTSGVDRLQTESTNSLYRGKAFHQLDTSSGLPTPPPALSSIENVLYPDLSKALKDLKPKPPPESKPSVSPTPATEANEADPYDDGRSPLQRFRSYPKRPLTVTDLTSGAWCELQYWYTLTRLPGGRRTRTAAMKQGTKVHKKLEDEVHTTVQIDIMTKEDAFGLKLWNLVQGLRTLRDTGLTRELEVWGMIDGNLVNGVIDSVSYENPNPEFEAELSSQESDTTGRQSSVTDYFPPKNTNHKNDSGPKIYLADVKTRGSFSPVSNAQIRPAKIQLLLYHQFLSSMAAGKLDFLKVFRRYGLDPDDTFSDTFIAQVGSLHDEIFVDASETETEFTQEHPSSSFQSSSSAGPDLLQYRTLRELVPLVEHEIELTFPQGEHSLGHMLRVQYVHRSDGREIDLHDFPVSRQALETYLANYMDWWKGKRDARGVDIEEAFKCRTCEFASDCSWRQGMDDEMLQRARAQQKIRATRRARSNAA